The DNA region acaatcagaaaagaatggtgactatatgtataattgattaacaaagttgtattctttaaaatttaaccattgaattttattttcaaatcgggcacgaacttatgcaatcatctaatacttcctaacatacatatacataaatataatatattataaaatagtaGGCCACTTggaattttccaaatttttggcaAAAATCGTAACACGATACATACCTAAATTTAGCAGGAAGATCTCGAATCGCGGATACCTGTGTCGTAGGAGCATTAGCGATCCGAATAAGCCATCAAACTACTCTAATCTCCGTATCTTTGATCGCAAATTTTGATGGCCTCGCGTAATTCAAGATACACCGGTCGATAGAGGCGGTTACTCGGAGGAGTTAAGAGGACGTCGCTCGTCATCCTAGCCGGGGTCATCCCCGTGGGAGCCCGGGTCACAGAAGTCGAGGGACACGAATAATCGGCAGGATTCACGAACCGGTCACACAGCGGAGTCGTCCACCGAACCGGAAACTACCGCGGACCTAACCGAACGATCTTATTTCGTGTTCGAGTGGATCACGATCGGTGACCAGCACGCGCTCCGCATCCGCAGGTTGCTGTCGAACAGGATTCCACGACGGAATTGTAACAACGCTATTCTCGAATCACCGGTTCGACTGGTAGCCGACGATGAAGTGGTTGACGTGGCCCGGAAAGGTGGAAACTTTGTCAACGGTCGTTCTTCACGGGTCAGGGTCCGTCATAGGTCATCCGCGATCGCGTGGACAACTCGTTAGAAGGGTGAAAGGTTTCCAAGATCGAGAAACAGGTCGTCTTTCGAAACGGGATAGGCACGCTCGCGACCAACTGGTCAGCCAGACTGGACACTCGTCTTGGTCAAGCAGGGTCATGTGTCATGTGTCAACGGATTACCAGGCGATCACAGTGGCTAATGACGGGATGATTATGCCGCCGGAAGATATACAGGTAACGATTATTGTGCCGCTACTGGTTCCGGTTTTTGATCGATAAGCAGGCGTTTCAGAAACTTTAGCTCTTTCCAACCCTACACGTCTAATTTGCAGGATT from Lasioglossum baleicum chromosome 11, iyLasBale1, whole genome shotgun sequence includes:
- the LOC143213335 gene encoding uncharacterized protein LOC143213335 isoform X1, with product MKWLTWPGKVETLSTVVLHGSGSVIGHPRSRGQLVRRVKGFQDRETGRLSKRDRHARDQLVSQTGHSSWSSRVMCHVSTDYQAITVANDGMIMPPEDIQDFLIEIAGQWGIRCTWEHGYYQLNFIRALKVC